AAAAGGGATTGTTGGGCGCAAAATCGACGGTCGTGCGAACCTGAAAAATTGCCCATTCATCATCCACATGGTTATGTTCAGGATCCGGCGTAATAAATTCAGCGTTATCCATCACATGAGCCATCATAAATACCTCACAGATGATCGCTCCGTAGGTAAAATAAGTTAGAAGAAATCCGCCGATGACTGTTAAGGGACTGTATCCCACAGCCAGAGGAATTCCGATAAACAGACCCAACCAAACCAACTTACCCCCCAGCAAGGTTGCCAAAGTCATCGGGGAAGGAGTCGGCAGCACATGGTCATGATATTTGCGCTTGAACAAAATAATTTGAACATCGCAGAACGACCAATACACTGGAATGAGGGGATAAATAAACCAGATAAACAAATGTTGGAATTTATGATACCATTTGTGCGGCATATCCGGGGACATTCGGACTAATCCATCCCCATGAATTTCCACATCGTGGCCCAGAATGTTGGTATAGGTGTGGTGGAGATAGTTGTGGCGGAACCTCCATAAATAACTCGATAATCCGATCGCATCGTAGGTTAATCCTAGACTTTGATTCAGCCATTTATGATTAGAATAACCGCCGTGATTGGCATCGTGACCCACACAAAATGCAAAACCGGCTATTCCTGCGGCTAAAACCATACAGCCCAGAATTTTAAAGCCCATTCCAGCGGGACCAAAGAGTGTAAAACTGTAAGCCCCAACCATCCATAAAACGAGAGTTAGGGTTTTCAGATACATCTGTGGACAATCGCGTTTGGGGATGTTTTCCGCCTCAAAATAGGCTTCAACTCGACGGTTGAGTTCTTTCCAGAACCCCTTATTTTTGGCAAACGTTACCTTAGATCCTGTCATGTTTAAGAGAAATTATCAGATTCGCCTTTGTATTCTAACCTATTTGCGCGGTCCGAGAGGCACGATTTTGAACCCAGGGTGGGGAGGGTAATCCGCCATTTTAGAGGGGGACAAGACCCCGGATTCGGCTATAGTTTAGGGGTTGAGGATTTCCCAATCTGGAGTGCGATCGCCCGTTTCCCACGGAATTGCTTTCTGTGCAACCCCAAACCTTGACCCCGAGGTTACCGGCGGCGATATTCATCCCCACAGTCCCCAATTAATTCCAACAAATTCCGGGCGCGATCGCAAACCCCATCAATTTTTTGAATATCCGCCCCAGTCAACTGAAAATCAAACACCTTAGCGTTAGCCTGAATATGTTCAGCCACTCCCAATCTTGTTCCCACAATCGCACCGGCTACCGCAGGATTTTCGAGAACATATCGCACGGCTACATTGGCGATCGACACCTGATATTGATTAGCAATTTTCTGAAGCGTTTCTAACAACTCCTGAAACAAACTCCAACTTCCCCAAGCCGCTTGCATATTTTTATACTTATTCAAAGAAGCCGTATTCAGAACCCTTGGACTCGGTTCTGGCTGTCCTAAATACCCTTCAGAAAGTAACCCACCCCCTAAAGTTCCATAGGCCAATAACTTAATCCCATGCTCCAAACAAAACGGCACCATTTGCTGTTCCGGACGGCGGTCTAAAATTGAAAATTGCACCTGATTCGAGACAATTTTAATCCCATTCTCGACAATAATCGCCAAATGTTCCGTATCAAAATTCGTCAGGGCTAAATGCTTAATTTTTCCCTCCGCCTGAAGTTCCGCCATATACTTCAAGGCATCCAGATAATTTTTATCTTGATAATCCCACCAGTGGAACTGCATCAAATCCAACGCATCCACCCCCATGCGCTGGCGGGAAATATCGATATTCTTCTCCACCAATTGCCGAGTCATTTTACCCGGACGAGGTACCCACTTCGTAAACGCTTGAAGATTTTCCAGGGCCGCTTCCCCGCGTTTTTCAGCCAACTGACGACGAAATTCTCCAATAAAATCCTCCGCCGGACCATAATGATCCGCTAGGTCCCAAGTTGTGAATCCTGCATCCACATAGTCAAACATCGAGGCGATCGCCCGTTGGGGATGAATCGGACCATGAGCACCAGACACCTGCCACATCCCATTTAAAACGCGGCAAATCGTCAAATCCTCAGTCAATTGCAGTCGGCTTGATTCAGGTAGCGGCATTAAAATAAACTCATCAAAGCATTGCTTCCCCTACAATAAATCAAAATCACCCTTCATTCACCAACCCATGTCTGCCGAACCCGCCATCCTCGAAGCCAACCTCGCCTTTTATCGCGCCTTTCAGACCAAAGACATGGAAGCCATGAGCGAAATCTGGTCCAAAGGTATCAACACCCTCTGCATCCATCCCGGACGCAAAATTCTCAAAGGATGGGAAGAAATCCGCCCCTCCTGGCAACAAATCTTTAAAGCCACCACCACCCTAGACATCGAACTTCAAATTACCGCCAGCGATTCAATCGGCAACCTCGCCTATATTGCCCTCATCGAAAAAGTCACCCAAACCAGCAGCGGACGGAAAAACCAATCCCTCTCCAACGCCACCAACCTCTATGAAAACATGGGGGGAAAATGGTATCTCATCCACCATCACGGCAGCCCCATCTTGCGATAAAAAAAAAGAGTTAGACGAGTGCAACACCCCTCCAACTCTTCCTTCTGTGAAAATCTGTGAAATCTGTGGTTTAAAACACAGGGATTACATCATCCCCATGCCGCCCATGCCGCCCATGCCGCCCATGCCGCCCATGCCGCCCATGCCGCCCATGCCGCCCATGCCGCCCATGTCAGGCATCGCACCAGCAGGTTCAGGTTTCTCAACCACCAGGGCTTCTGTCGTCAGGACCATGCTGGCGATCGAAGCTGCATTCTGCAAGGCCGATCGCACCACTTTAGCCGGGTCGATAATCCCCGCAGCAATCATATCCACATATTCACCCGTTAGCGCGTTGTAGCCCACATTAAAGGCACTTTCCCGCACTTTTTCCACAACCACGCTGCCTTCAACACCGGCGTTATCAGCAATTTGACGCACAGGTGCTTCTAAAGCTTTAGCGACAATATCGGCCCCGAGGATTTCTTCATCATTGAGACTCGCTTTAAGGGACTCAATTTTGCTCACCAGATGAATCAGGGTCGTACCGCCACCGGGAACGATACCTTCATCCACGGCTGCTTTAGTGGCATTCAGGGAGTCTTCAATCCGCAGTTTGCGTTCTTTGAGTTCCGTTTCCGTCGGCGCGCCCACTTTAATCACGGCGACACCCCCGGCGAGTTTGGCGATCCGTTCTTGGAGTTTTTCTTTGTCGTAGTCGGAATCGCTTCTGTCTAATTCTTTGCGAATTTGACCGATGCGGGTTTGAATCGCTGTTTTGTTTTTGTCATCCGCATCCGCCACAATGGTGGTGCTTTCCTTGGTGATGGTCACCTTGCGGGCAGTTCCCAGCATATCCAGGGTGGCGGTATCCAGACTCAGACCAATTTCTTCAGAAATCATCTGACCATTGGTGAGGACGGCGATATCTTGCAGCATCGCTTTCCGGCGTTCACCAAATCCAGGGGATTTAATCGCAGCGACGTTTAAGACACCCCGCGCTTTATTCACCACCAGGGTTGCCAAAGCTTCGCCATCGACATCTTCAGCGATGATTAAGAGGGGTTTGCTGGCGCGGGCCACTTTTTCCAAGACGGGGACGAGGTCCTGAATGGAACTGATTTTTTTGTCGGTAATCAGGATAGCCGGGTTTTCAAACTCGACGATCATCCGTTCGTTGTCGGTGACGAAGTAGGGGGAGATATAGCCGCGATCGAGCTGCATCCCTTCGACGACTTCGAGTTCCGTGGTGAGGGACTTAGATTCTTCGACGGTGATCACGCCATCTTTGGTGACTTTATCCATCGCCAAGGCGATCATCTGACCGATTTCTTCGTCATTGCCAGCGGATACGGTAGCGACTTGGGCGATCGCATCCCCTTCCACGGGTTTAGCCAAAGCTTGAATTTCGTCTAGCAAGTAGGCGACGGTTTTTTCAATCCCACGGCGGACTGACACTGGGTTTGCACCGGCAGTCACGACTTTTAAGCCTTCGCGAATCATCGCTTGGGCTAGGACCGTGGCGGTGGTGGTCCCATCACCGGCAATGTCTTTGGTTTTGGCGGCGACTTCGCGCACCAGTTTGGCCCCAGTGTTTTCCAGGGGGTCTTCTAATTCGATTTCTTTAGCAATGGTGATCCCATCATTTACGATATCTGGTGCGCCATATTTCTTTTCTAGGACCACGTTGCGTCCTTTCGGTCCCATCGTGATTCGGACTGCATCGGCGAGGGCGTTGACCCCACGTTCTAGCGCCCGACGGGATTCTTCGTTAAAGGAAATAATTTTTGCCATAGTAGTCGGTTTCTCAATCTGCTCCAAGTAGAAAATTTAGCACTCTATGGTGCCGAGTGCTAATTCGTATAAACCGTACAAGCAGAGGTGAGGGATGATCGGTGACGGGGGAGACTCCGGTTCAGGGTGGGTGCTGTTGAGTCCGGGAAGAGAGACCCCTCTGGTGATTCGGGAACTGGGTTTTCAAGCCAATTTTAGGGAGGGCAGATCGGGAAAATCCGCCGATAGGGATAGGGGAATAGGGAGGGTAAGGGGGAATACTGGTCTATTTTTGCTTCGGTTTTTTAAGCCCTCCAACCCCCTTCAGGGGAACTTTTAATTCAGGCCCCAAGTCAAGCGAATTGTAGTTATCACGGCAGCGGTCCCTTCAGGCGATCGCCCTTCCATTGAGTGGAAGAGAAGCATACCCAATGAAAACTGGAAGTCAGGTTAGATCTATCATCCTTTCTTGGCTTGCAAGGAGGAGTTGGACTCCTCCTTTGTTCTATCCGGGGTTATTTTTTAAAGAAAGGAAAACTGCCCGGTAGGCACTCTCAAGTTTTGAGGTTTCTGAGGGTCATTCAATTTAGGCGAAATTTTTATAAATTTAAAGATTATATTTTGGGTTACGGGCCTATCTTACCAGAGGACTGAGGAAATTAATTCCGGGGTTTTTATTCGGTTTAGGTGATTTTTTACAGCCTATTTTCAAAGCAGGTTTTGAGAGGGCTGATACTAGGCTGCGGTTTTTGAGCCAAGTGAGATTAAAGACATATTAATCTCAAGTTGAAATACCTCGGAAAACTAGGGGCGTTCCTTAATCTGTTCCCAGAGAATCCTGTTTTATATTAAGAGGCTTGAAGAAATATTAAAGAAAAAAGCATTCAGAAAATCAAGTTGTGATTTTTAAGGGCGATCGCTTTTTTCAATCAGGGCTGGCATCTACTCAAAAAAGTAAGGGTTGGAGTAGTCCAGATGGCGATTGATTTTGATTTGATTAAAAACCAAGACAAGGGCGGAATCCCGGTGTCAAAAACGCTAGTTTTCATCGACTCGCAAGTAGAAAATTATCAAAGTTTACTCCAGGGAGTCGGGGAAAATGCCCAGGCGATCGGGTTAGATGAATTAACCGATGGCGTCCAGCAGATTACGGAGGTTTTACAAACCTTAACCGTTCGGGAAGAAACCGTAGATTCTATCCATATTATTTCTCACGGCAGTCCTGGTTCTCTACAACTGGGAAATGTTATCTTATCCGGGGATAATTTAGCCGAGTATCACTCCGTTTTGCAGTCCTGGTCCAAAGCAGTTGTCCCTCAAGGAAATCTGTTGCTATACGGATGCCAAGTGGCAGCAGGAATCGGTGCAGAATTTGTGAGAAACCTGAGTCACTTGCTGGGGGTTAATATTGCTGCATCGGTGGATATTACGGGCAATTCCGAACGGGGAGGCAACTGGGATTTAGCCTTTAAAACTGGAGAAATAACCGCACCCTTGGCATTGAAACCCGAGGCGATGATGGCATATTCGGGAGTCTTGGCAATTCTAACGGTGACCAATGCCAATGATAGTGGGGCGGGGTCTTTAAGAAATGCGATCGCCTCCGCCCAAGCAGGAGATACCATCCAGTTTGACTCCAGTCTTGCTAATCAAACCCTTACCCTAACTAGCGGTCAATTAGAACTCAATAAAAACCTAACCCTTGATGGTGCAAATGCCCCGGGGATTACGATTAGTGGCAATAATGCCAGTCGAGTTTTCTTCGTTAAAGAAAATACTAATTTTGTTCCGAGTAGCGTTAACCTCAGAAATCTGGTCATCGCCGATGGAAAAGCTACGGGAATTGGAGAATTAGGTGCAGGTGGAGGGATTTACACCGCAAGTCGCAGCACTCTAACGGTTGAAAATATTACCTTTAGGAATAATGTGGCTACGGGAGAAGGGGGTGGGGCAATTTTTGCCGGGTTTAGAAGCAATAATACTATTCTAAATTCTACTTTTGATGGGAATGATGCTACCCCAACTAATAGCGAACGAGGGGGAGGTGCAATTGCCATCAAGAGCGTGAGCAATACGTCAGTCATTGGCAGTACCTTCACCAACAATAAAGGGATTAATGGCGGGGCGATT
This portion of the Laspinema palackyanum D2c genome encodes:
- a CDS encoding nuclear transport factor 2 family protein; the encoded protein is MSAEPAILEANLAFYRAFQTKDMEAMSEIWSKGINTLCIHPGRKILKGWEEIRPSWQQIFKATTTLDIELQITASDSIGNLAYIALIEKVTQTSSGRKNQSLSNATNLYENMGGKWYLIHHHGSPILR
- a CDS encoding fatty acid desaturase family protein → MTGSKVTFAKNKGFWKELNRRVEAYFEAENIPKRDCPQMYLKTLTLVLWMVGAYSFTLFGPAGMGFKILGCMVLAAGIAGFAFCVGHDANHGGYSNHKWLNQSLGLTYDAIGLSSYLWRFRHNYLHHTYTNILGHDVEIHGDGLVRMSPDMPHKWYHKFQHLFIWFIYPLIPVYWSFCDVQIILFKRKYHDHVLPTPSPMTLATLLGGKLVWLGLFIGIPLAVGYSPLTVIGGFLLTYFTYGAIICEVFMMAHVMDNAEFITPDPEHNHVDDEWAIFQVRTTVDFAPNNPFCTWYMGGLNFQVVHHLYPHICHIHYPELSKILMEVCEEFGVKYQIHETLTGAMISNFNWLKAMSIPPKPLAAPTRELASNLAK
- the groL gene encoding chaperonin GroEL (60 kDa chaperone family; promotes refolding of misfolded polypeptides especially under stressful conditions; forms two stacked rings of heptamers to form a barrel-shaped 14mer; ends can be capped by GroES; misfolded proteins enter the barrel where they are refolded when GroES binds), with translation MAKIISFNEESRRALERGVNALADAVRITMGPKGRNVVLEKKYGAPDIVNDGITIAKEIELEDPLENTGAKLVREVAAKTKDIAGDGTTTATVLAQAMIREGLKVVTAGANPVSVRRGIEKTVAYLLDEIQALAKPVEGDAIAQVATVSAGNDEEIGQMIALAMDKVTKDGVITVEESKSLTTELEVVEGMQLDRGYISPYFVTDNERMIVEFENPAILITDKKISSIQDLVPVLEKVARASKPLLIIAEDVDGEALATLVVNKARGVLNVAAIKSPGFGERRKAMLQDIAVLTNGQMISEEIGLSLDTATLDMLGTARKVTITKESTTIVADADDKNKTAIQTRIGQIRKELDRSDSDYDKEKLQERIAKLAGGVAVIKVGAPTETELKERKLRIEDSLNATKAAVDEGIVPGGGTTLIHLVSKIESLKASLNDEEILGADIVAKALEAPVRQIADNAGVEGSVVVEKVRESAFNVGYNALTGEYVDMIAAGIIDPAKVVRSALQNAASIASMVLTTEALVVEKPEPAGAMPDMGGMGGMGGMGGMGGMGGMGGMGGMGMM
- a CDS encoding DUF4347 domain-containing protein; translation: MAIDFDLIKNQDKGGIPVSKTLVFIDSQVENYQSLLQGVGENAQAIGLDELTDGVQQITEVLQTLTVREETVDSIHIISHGSPGSLQLGNVILSGDNLAEYHSVLQSWSKAVVPQGNLLLYGCQVAAGIGAEFVRNLSHLLGVNIAASVDITGNSERGGNWDLAFKTGEITAPLALKPEAMMAYSGVLAILTVTNANDSGAGSLRNAIASAQAGDTIQFDSSLANQTLTLTSGQLELNKNLTLDGANAPGITISGNNASRVFFVKENTNFVPSSVNLRNLVIADGKATGIGELGAGGGIYTASRSTLTVENITFRNNVATGEGGGAIFAGFRSNNTILNSTFDGNDATPTNSERGGGAIAIKSVSNTSVIGSTFTNNKGINGGAINSLLSSLTVEDSVFINNDSTPGGIFNQNTMGYGGAIYTDGASETTNADTSGDIIIRSSRFEGNRGAGQGGGLFLYVYDGDRVVIEESKILNNQVITSSNGDALGGGLRLGNGAVRISNTSFTNNLAESQGGGLWVGERTNLDLVNTTFSDNRAQLANTRQGLGGGIAINIRDGYTVNVLNSTIANNVAGFQGGGFWGGGTNTTLTNTIVANNVGINGFNVKQQTGVQFNDGGNNIQFPSKNLNDPQDVNVTANVLIADPLLGPLQEINGFL
- a CDS encoding aldo/keto reductase, with the translated sequence MPLPESSRLQLTEDLTICRVLNGMWQVSGAHGPIHPQRAIASMFDYVDAGFTTWDLADHYGPAEDFIGEFRRQLAEKRGEAALENLQAFTKWVPRPGKMTRQLVEKNIDISRQRMGVDALDLMQFHWWDYQDKNYLDALKYMAELQAEGKIKHLALTNFDTEHLAIIVENGIKIVSNQVQFSILDRRPEQQMVPFCLEHGIKLLAYGTLGGGLLSEGYLGQPEPSPRVLNTASLNKYKNMQAAWGSWSLFQELLETLQKIANQYQVSIANVAVRYVLENPAVAGAIVGTRLGVAEHIQANAKVFDFQLTGADIQKIDGVCDRARNLLELIGDCGDEYRRR